One Candidatus Bathyarchaeota archaeon DNA segment encodes these proteins:
- a CDS encoding toprim domain-containing protein, producing MLNLEVKYERLNKLIERLILHASDGASIIVEGKKDKLSLKRLGVEKGVLCLKASDKNFYDFTALIKGEAVLMVDFDKEGEDLALKLTRELTKMKIKVNNSIWRRIRDLTKPEVKSIEELANYMEKIKSKILNAT from the coding sequence ATGCTTAATTTAGAAGTTAAATATGAAAGGCTGAATAAGCTTATAGAAAGATTAATTTTACACGCTAGCGACGGGGCATCAATTATTGTTGAAGGTAAAAAAGATAAATTATCTCTTAAGCGTTTAGGAGTTGAAAAAGGCGTTTTATGCTTAAAAGCTTCAGATAAAAACTTTTATGATTTCACAGCATTAATTAAAGGTGAAGCGGTTTTAATGGTTGACTTCGATAAAGAAGGAGAAGATTTAGCGCTTAAATTAACCAGAGAATTAACCAAAATGAAAATTAAAGTTAATAACTCTATATGGCGAAGAATAAGAGATTTAACTAAGCCTGAAGTTAAAAGTATAGAAGAGCTAGCAAATTATATGGAAAAAATAAAAAGCAAAATTCTAAATGCAACTTAA